One window of the Lonchura striata isolate bLonStr1 chromosome 9, bLonStr1.mat, whole genome shotgun sequence genome contains the following:
- the VAMP4 gene encoding vesicle-associated membrane protein 4, with protein sequence MPPKFKRHLNDDEVTGSVKSERRNLLEEDSDEEEDFFLRGPSGPRFGPRNDKIRHVQNQVDEVIDVMQENITKVIERGERLDDLQDKSDSLSDNAAAFSKRAKHLRRQMWWRDCKLKAIIAMVVVILLLVIIVPIVLKYRS encoded by the exons ATGCCTCCCAAATTCAAGCGGCACCTGAACGACGACGAGGTGACGGGCTCGGTGAAGAGCGAGCGG agGAACCTGTTGGAGGAAGACTCAGATGAAGAGGAAGACTTTTTCTT GAGGGGGCCTTCTGGACCCAGGTTTGGACCCAGGAATGACAAGATCAGGCA TGTCCAGAACCAGGTGGATGAAGTCATCGATGTCATGCAGGAGAACATCACCAAGGTGATCGAAAGGGGCGAGCGGCTGGACGACCTGCAGGATAAATCAG ACAGTTTATCAGACAACGCAGCAGCTTTTAGCAAAAGAGCCAAGCATCTCCGGAGACAGATGTGGTGGCGAGACTGTAAG TTGAAGGCGATCATAGCGATGGTGGTGGTCATTCTCCTGCTCGTGATCATCG TGCCCATAGTCCTGAAGTACCGATCCTGA
- the MYOC gene encoding myocilin has product MLGAWLLLWGSVALGGRADTAFLRRAHDGSGHCTYSFTVASPVEAACPEAAGGAPELRAELAALAARLSRLESRERAAGGSGPRGAEPGGARDPQRAAAASRLEAAYAELLRAKSRLEEEKGRLEREKEELGRRLESSAQEISRLRAARCPPGREGPGRDALRAPAKAPRWEPQPLSFQELQSERTEVPVSRLLEETALGRPGKEDAGCGQLVWVGEPVVLGRADSIAGKYGVWMKDPEPVPPFTRDNTWRVDTVGTEVRQLFQYEEAEQLARGYPAKVHILPRPLESTGAVIYRGGLFFQPRQSRSVARYDLRGETITAEREIPGAGYHGQYPYSWGGYTDIDLAVDETGLWVIYSTEKARGAIVLSKLDPETLEIRRTWETNIRKRGVANSFLICGTLYTVSSYSAPNATVNFAYDTATGTSRALGIPFENRFRYLSMLDYNPAERRLFAWDSFNMVTYPVRLSRA; this is encoded by the exons aTGCTGGgggcctggctgctgctttggGGCTCCGTGGCCCTGGGCGGCCGAGCGGACACCGCCTTCCTCCGCCGCGCCCATGACGGCTCCGGGCACTGCACCTACTCCTTCACGGTCGCCAGCCCCGTGGAGGCCGCCTGCCCCGAGGCTGCCGGCGGCGCGCCCGAGCTGCGCGCCGAGCTGGCCGCCCTGGCCGCCCGCCTGAGCCGGCTGGAGAGCCGGGAGCGAGcggcggggggctcggggccgcggGGAGCCGAGCCGGGGGGCGCACGGGACCCGCAGCGAGCGGCCGCGGCCTCCCGCCTGGAGGCTGCGTACGCTGAGCTGCTGCGGGCCAAGTCCcggctggaggaggagaaggggcggctggagagggagaaagaggagcTGGGCAGGCGGCTGGAGAGCAGCGCCCAGGAGATCAGCCGGCTGCGGGCCGCCCGCTGCCCCCCCGGCAGAGAGGGGCCCGGGCGGGACGCGCTGCGCGCCCCCGCCAAGG CGCCGCGCTGGGAGCCGCAGCCGCTCAgcttccaggagctgcagtCGGAGAGGACCGAAGTTCCCGTGTCCCGGCTGCTGGAGGAGACGGCGCTCGGCCGCCCGGGCAAGGAGGACGCAG GCTGCGGCCAGCTGGTGTGGGTGGGAGAGCCCGTGGTGCTCGGCCGGGCGGACTCCATCGCGGGCAAGTACGGCGTGTGGATGAAGGACCCCGAGCCCGTGCCGCCCTTCACGCGGGACAACACCTGGCGTGTGGACACCGTGGGCACCGAGGTGCGCCAGCTCTTCCAGTACGAGGAGGCCGAGCAGCTGGCCCGGGGCTACCCCGCCAAGGTGCACATCCTGCCGCGGCCCCTGGAGAGCACGGGCGCCGTCATCTACCGCGGCGGGCTCTTCTTCCAGCCCCGCCAGTCCCGCTCCGTGGCCCGCTACGACCTGCGGGGAGAGACCATCACGGCCGAGAGGGAGATCCCCGGCGCCGGCTACCACGGGCAGTACCCCTACTCCTGGGGGGGCTACACCGACATCGACCTGGCGGTGGATGAGACCGGGCTCTGGGTCATCTACAGCACCGAGAAGGCCCGGGGAGCCATCGTCCTGTCCAAGCTGGACCCCGAGACGCTGGAGATCCGTCGCACCTGGGAGACCAACATCCGCAAGCGGGGGGTGGCCAATTCCTTCCTCATCTGCGGCACCCTCTACACCGTCAGCAGCTACTCGGCGCCCAACGCCACCGTCAACTTTGCCTACGACACTGCCACGGGCACCAGCCGGGCCCTCGGCATCCCCTTCGAGAACCGCTTCCGCTACCTCAGCATGCTGGACTACAACCCTGCCGAGCGGCGGCTCTTCGCCTGGGACAGCTTCAACATGGTCACCTACCCCGTCCGCCTCTCCCGGGCGTGA